The proteins below are encoded in one region of Chaetodon trifascialis isolate fChaTrf1 chromosome 11, fChaTrf1.hap1, whole genome shotgun sequence:
- the LOC139338756 gene encoding regulator of G-protein signaling 21-like, translating to MPSLVTSTPQELQHLNMDTDSKKRGKVGGGNLKSRLTFCQAHNADGLCFEEMSQWSHSLERLLSSKYGMKIFQAFLKSEFSDENIEFWLVCEDYKKIKSSFRMSSKAKKIFKRYIQAEAAREINIDHKTRDLIRRNIKAPTTVCFDDAQRIVYGLMERDSYPRFLRSDIYQALLDSASVPVKM from the exons ATGCCAAGTCTAGTCACATCAACAccacaggagctgcagcaccTCAACATGGACACTGACAGCAAGAAGAGGGGGAAAGTCGg GGGAGGAAACCTGAAGTCTCGACTTACGTTTTGTCAAGCCCATAATGCTGACGG GCTCTGTTTCGAAGAGATGTCCCAGTGGTCACACTCATTAGAGAGACTTCTATCATCCAAAT ATGGCATGAAGATTTTCCAGGCATTCTTGAAGTCAGAGTTCAGTGACGAAAACATAGAGTTTTGGCTGGTATGTGAGGACTATAAGAAGATCAAGTCGTCCTTCAGGATGTCCTCCAAGGCCAAAAAGATCTTCAAACGCTATATTCAAGCTGAGGCTGCAAGAGAG ATCAACATTGATCACAAGACCAGAGACTTGATCAGGCGGAACATCAAGGCACCCACCACAGTGTGCTTTGACGATGCCCAGAGGATCGTCTATGGCTTGATGGAGAGGGACTCTTACCCACGTTTCCTCAGGTCTGACATCTATCAGGCTCTCCTGGACTCTGCGTCAGTACCGGTAAAGATGTAA
- the LOC139339337 gene encoding regulator of G-protein signaling 21-like translates to MAIKLCCFPKDPLEDVETWSESVDKVLSCKAGQIAFREFLKSEYSEENILFWLACEEYKKIKTVPEMISSANRIYSEFVQTEAPKQINIDCSTRENITKNISQPTLTSFDTAQKLIYSLMARDCYPRFLKSDIYQGLLRRTDSR, encoded by the exons ATGGCGATAAA ATTGTGTTGCTTCCCCAAGGATCCACTGGAGGATGTTGAGACTTGGAGTGAGTCTGTGGACAAGGTCCTCAGTTGCAAAG CCGGACAGATAGCTTTCCGGGAATTCCTGAAATCTGAGTACAGCGAGGAGAACATTCTGTTTTGGCTCGCCTGTGAGGAGTACAAAAAAATCAAGACAGTCCCAGAGATGATCTCCTCTGCCAACAGGATCTACTCAGAGTTTGTCCAAACAGAAGCACCCAAGCAG ATCAACATAGATTGCAGTACCAGAGAAAACATAACGAAGAACATCTCCCAGCCCACCCTGACTTCGTTTGATACAGCACAGAAGCTCATCTACAGTCTGATGGCCAGGGATTGCTACCCGCGGTTCCTAAAATCTGACATCTATCAGGGACTCCTGAGGAGAACTGATTCAAGGTGA